Within the Musa acuminata AAA Group cultivar baxijiao chromosome BXJ2-9, Cavendish_Baxijiao_AAA, whole genome shotgun sequence genome, the region CAGTGCAACCACTAATTTATGATAGATACCTCCGACGAACGCTTGCAACAGTGTTTTCCTTTCTTGAGCTGCTGCTGATGAACTGTTTTGTGTCCTGTCGAGGGTTCCAGTGTTCGTTCTGCTCGTGCCCCCTCGTTTCAGATGATGACCAGTTTGCATAGTAAACCATTCTTCGAACTGCTTATTAATCAGAACCCCTCACATAATTTCAAATAATGTTCCCTTAAAAGATCTTGATAAGTGATAGACTAAGGTTCAGATCGTAGTAAACGTCATGAACTAAATACATGAACATATCAAACTTGGCTTAGCTATCTTGACTTGGCATTAGGATGAGGACTCACCCCATGAAATTGTTCTCTGtatttgatattttaaaaaatagaaatCGAAAAAATGATTGTCCGAGAaaatgtttttatatttttattattttaaaaatcataaatatatccTCCAAACATTACTATGTATTTTTTCCTCAATCCACAACTTGTTTCCTTGTCAACTATTTAaagtattttataatttttttatcaaaaaaaatataatattaaatattttaaaaatactataccATGTTTTTGaactaattttataatatttttttaaagttaAAAATCAACCCCCAAAACACTATAACAATTGATTAAAAAACATTTtcgatttaataaaataaaaaatatttttagaacattaaaaaaatattaaaaaaaaaaacttttctaaGAATCgtccaaataaaaataaaaaaaatcaattttgtcATGTTTTTTAGTCATTCTCCTAATTTAAAAGCTCAGTTGGTACTTGGTCGTGAAAATAAAATTTACATCAAACAGTGGCTGTACACACAGCACCATTTCAATATTTataaggaagaaaaggaagaaaaaagaaaaaaaaaaaagataaaaaaaaaagataaaagaactcTCCGTTGTCACCACACCAATCATCATCAGCAGCATGATCATCCAAGTGTAGCTAGCGACACCCACGCCATCTGTGGCATTCACCGCCAAGGCTTACGACCTAAAACCACGGCCAAGAGAAAGTGGAGACGGAGGAGGAGAGGCTGGGCTCCTCGCCCAGGAGGACGTGCGTCCTACATAATGGACACGTGGCATGGTGGTAGTCGAGCCACGTTTCCAGGCAGGCCTTGTGGAAGAGGTGCCCGCAGGGGAGCCGATTCACCATCGACTCCGGCTCGAACCGGGCGAGGCAGACCCGGCAGTCCGCGGGGCGCTCGGCCGGCGCCCGCCTTCGCCCCAGGGCTGAGCCGAACCGCACGGGCCTCGACCGGCTGCGGAATTGATCGGTGAGGGTGGGCTCAGCGGTCCCGCCCCCAGCCGGCTCCGCctgcggcggtggcggtggcggcggcgcgcGGAGGCGGAGGAGGTGGAGGGTGGAGCGGAGTAGCTCCTTCAGGATGGCGACCGTGAAGGCGGTGTTGACGAGCACCAGGGTGAGTACGCTCTCCGATGGCGTCGGCAGACTCGAGAGCCCCATGGACGTCGGGTTGGGAGATGAGGCGGTCGAGATTCGTCCTATGGAAGCTTTTGACTCAAAAAGAGACGGGCTTCGGATCCGCTGGCTTCGATCTGTGAGATCAgcagggaagaaaaagaaaaaccccAGATTCAGATTTACTtgatgagaagcatttgattttgTATCAAAAGATGAGATTTTTAACAGAGATCAAGAAAAATGCACGGCCTTCAAAATCCCACATATTTCCTATGAAATCAGCCAACAACGATGGATGAAAATGCATAGAAATTTGGTGCTAACGTGAAATGCTGTAAAAAGAGGGATTTTTCGTTCAATTTACCATTACCTCAACCAAATTAAACCACTAAAGGTGGAGATCGGCGCCGAAAGCTAATCATACAGATCAAAATGGCACCGAAGATGCCGGAATGTTGGATGTAATTTTCATATGCTAAATAAAAGaagaggaaataaaaaaaaattgcgaTCTGATTCGTTGATCGGAAACAGGAATCTAAGATGACCAAAGATTCTACCTGTGACGATAAATGCAAATAAAAAAGGGCCTAAGTACCGGTGAGAAAAATCAAATTTTTAGCTTTAACTCCTTCAAAATTTCGGTCCTGCCGCAAAAATGTAAAAGGAAAATTAAGGAAAAAAGCAAAGCTCGACTCTGATAGCTAATGGGGAAGGAAGATTTTGTTGCGAGAATGGATCAAGAAAAAGTAGAGAGATAACGAAGACCAAAAACGATCGAAGCTATCAACCCAGAAAGAAACCAGATCGAACGAATACCGTACACGCAACAAAGGCCGAACTTTTGCACACAAGCAAAGCAAGCTTTCCAAACGAAAAAAGATCCAATCTTTGAGCTCCAAAACTCCCGACGGGCTAACTG harbors:
- the LOC103998436 gene encoding probable E3 ubiquitin-protein ligase XERICO, coding for MAVRAPSPREALINPSVALHDAPAICGASPRESPGVEKEEKYRSQRIRSPSLFESKASIGRISTASSPNPTSMGLSSLPTPSESVLTLVLVNTAFTVAILKELLRSTLHLLRLRAPPPPPPPQAEPAGGGTAEPTLTDQFRSRSRPVRFGSALGRRRAPAERPADCRVCLARFEPESMVNRLPCGHLFHKACLETWLDYHHATCPLCRTHVLLGEEPSLSSSVSTFSWPWF